The genomic interval TTTGGAAGAGCTTAAAGAGCTAAACAAATCTATGGAAGAGCCCAATGAAATGCAAAACACTTCTGAAGAAGAGCAGAAAATTTCTGAGGAACAACAAAATAGCATGGAGCAACTTCAGAAAAATCAAAATAAAAAGGCTTCCCAATCTCAGAAAAATGCTTCTGAACAAATGCAGGAAATGGCTGAAAAGTTATCTCAAATGCAGAGTGAGATGGAGATGGAGCAAACTCAAGAGAATCTTGACCATTTGCGCGATATTCTCGAAAACTTAATTACTCTTTCTTTTGATCAGGAAAAACTAATGAAAGATTTCAGAAATGTTAATCTTTCTGATCCACGTTTTGTAAAACTTTCTCAGGAACAACTTAAGTTAAAAGATGACGCTAAAATAATTGAGGATAGTCTTTATTCCTTAGCCAAACGCGTTTTCCAAATTGAATCATTTGTAACACGTGAAGTAAGTGCAATGAAAGAGTACATGGATGAGAGCGCAGAAGGCATCAAAGAAAGAAGGCTTAACATTGCCACTGGCAATCAACAGTTAGCTATGACATCTATGAATAATTTGGCACTTTTATTAAATGATGTTTTAAAGCAATTGCAGGATCAGATGTCTTCAATGGCTAAATCTGGTAAAAAGCAAAAAGGTAATAAAAAGACTCCTGGTTTAAGTGAGTTACAACAACAATTGAATAATAAAATTCAACAATTACAACAAAGTGGTAAATCCGGTAAAGAACTTTCAGAGGAATTAGCAAAATTAGCAGCTGAGCAAGAAATGCTCCGTAATGCTCTTCAACAACTTCAAAAAGGCCGTGCTAAAGATAAGGGTAAAAATGAAAAAGGCGGTGAAGGTGAAGATGGCACATTGAGTGATATCCTGAAAAAAATGGAAGAAACTGAAAAAGAATTAGTTAATAAGAATCTGAATAATCAAACTATTAACCGTCAAAAAGAAATTTTAACCAGGTTGCTAGATTCTGAAAAAGCACAAAAGGAGAGGGATGAAGAAGAGCGTCGTGAAGCGGAACAAGCTAAGGAAAAACCCCGAACTCCACCTTCTCAGTTTGCTGATTATATCAAAGCAAAGGAAAAACAGATTGAATTGTTAAAAACAGTACCCCCTTCATTGTCTCCTTATTATAGAAAAGAAGTTGATGAGTACTTTAAAAAAATAGATTAAAATTTGTTTAATTTTGTTTCACAATTAATTATATCATAATTATCTAATGGAATCTATTAACATTCAAATTCCTTCTTTAATCGAAAATATTAGAATTATTGAAAGCTTTATTGATAACGTGAAAGACCTTTATAATATAGATGACGATATCTATGGCAATATTATGATTGCTGTTACCGAATCTGTAAACAATGCTATTAAGCATGGCAACAAAGAAGATAAAAATAAGAATGTTAATCTCTCTTTACATCTTCGTGAAAATCTCGTTAAGTTTATTATTGAAGATCAAGGTAATGGATTTGATTTCTCTTCTCCTCCTGACCCTACTTTACCTGAAAACATTGACAAACCAGGAGGAAGAGGTATATTTCTTATGAAAAATCTTTCTGATGAAGTTCACTTTCTTAATAATGGGCGTACTGTTGAGCTAATTTTCTATTTTAATTAATGCTTACTTCTAACATTGAATTTTTTTGTGAAGATATTTCATTTTCTCTTCCTAACCCCACGCTTATTTCGGAATGGATAATCTATACTATTCATTCCGAATGCTATAAATTTGAATCTTTAACAATTGTTTTTTGTTCCGATCAATACCTTCTCTCTATTAATCAAAGTTTTCTTCAGCACGATTTTTTTACTGATATAATCACTTTTGATAATTCCGATGTCGAAAGTGTTATAGAAGGTGATTTATTTATCAGCATAGATCGAGTTTCAGAAAATTCTAAAACTTATAATAATTCATTCATTGAAGAGCTTTATCGTGTTATCATCCATGGCGTATTACATTTACTCGGATATAACGACAAAGCCTCCATAGATAAAATTTTAATGAAACAAAAGGAAAATTATTATTTATCTATACTTAAACTCTAAATGTTCCACGTGGAACGTTTTTTTATAATAATTCTAATGTTCCACGTGGAACATAAATATTAATAAGATATGTTCAAAGAATATGATGTTATTGTAGTAGGGGCAGGTCATGCCGGTTGTGAAGCTGCAGCAGCAGCTGCAAATATGGGATCAGATGTATTATTGATTACGATGAATATGCAAACTATAGCGCAAATGTCTTGTAATCCGGCAATGGGAGGTGTAGCAAAAGGTCAGATCGTAAGAGAAATTGATGCATTAGGGGGTCAATCAGGAATAATAACGGATAAAACAATGATCCAATTTAGGATGCTAAATTATTCTAAAGGGCCTGCAATGTGGAGTCCAAGAGCACAGAGTGATAGAATGAAATTTGCAGAAGAATGGAGATTGACCTTGGAAGGGATTGAAAAATTAGATTTTTGGCAAGATATGGTTAAAAACTTGATTATTAAAAATAAGAAAGTTATAGGAGTCAAAACATCAATTGGAGTAAATATTTATAGCAAATCTGTAGTGTTAACAAATGGAACATTTCTGAATGGATTAATACATATTGGAGAAAAGAATTTTGGGGGAGGAAGAACAGCAGAAAAAGCAGCAACAGGTATAACTGAACAATTGATTGAATTAGGTTTTGAATCGGGTAGAATGAAAACAGGAACTCCACCAAGAGTAGACGGGAGAAGCTTGAACTATGAAGTTATGGAAGAACAGAAAGGAGACGAAAATCCAAGTAAGTTTTCTTATACAAATACGCCAAAGTTATCAAAACAAAGGAGTTGCTATATAACATATACAAATACTGAAGTACATGAGATTTTAAAAACCGGTTTTGATAAATCACCTATGTTTACAGGACGAATTCAAGGCCGGGGTCCAAGATATTGCCCTTCTGTAGAAGATAAAATAAATAGATTTTCAGATAAAGATAGACATCAAATTTTTGTTGAACCTGAAGGATGGAATACAGTAGAAATATATGTTAATGGTTTTTCTACATCACTACCTGAAGATATTCAATACAAAGCTTTGAAAAAAATCCCCGGTTTTGAAAAAGTAAAAATGTTCAGACCTGGTTATGCCATTGAATACGATTACTTTCCACCTACACAACTGAGTGCAACCTTAGAAACTAAACAAATTGAAAATTTATATTTTGCAGGTCAAATTAACGGAACAACAGGTTATGAAGAAGCGGCTTGTCAAGGTTTAATGGCGGGGATAAATGCTCACAATAAAGTAAAAAACAAAGAGCCTTTAGTTTTAAAAAGGTCGGAAGCGTATATAGGAGTGTTAATAGATGATTTAATAAACAAAGGGACAGAAGAACCTTATCGTATGTTTACTTCAAGAGCAGAGTACAGAATTTTACTTAGGCAAGATAATGCCGATGTACGATTGACAGAGATAGGATACAATATTGGTTTAGCATCACAAGAAAGATTAGAATCCATGAAAAATAAAAAAAAGAAAGTTGAAGAGCTCATTCAGTTAATAAAATCTACGAAAATTCAACCTGAAGAAATAAATCCATACTTAGAAAGTATCAGTACAGCGACAATACGAGAAAAAACTTCAGTATACAATTTATTAAAAAGGCCAGATGTAGATATCAAAATAATAGAAAATCAGGCGATAATTCAGTTTAGTAGTCTAAATAGTTACGAAGCTGAAATAAAGGAACAAGCTGAAATTTCAATTAAATATGAGAGCTATATTGAGAAGGAACAAAAAAATGTTGAAAAGTTGAATGAATTGGAAGGACTAAGAATCCATAATAATTTCAACTATGATGCCTTGATAGCAATGTCAAAGGAGGGAAGAGAAAAATTAAAGAAAATTAAGCCAGAAACCATAGGCCAGGCATCACGAATTAGCGGAGTATCTCCCTCAGACATATCCATACTTATGGTATATATGGGGAGATAAATTGTAAAAAGAATTATGTTAGAAAAAATTGAGAAATGTCCGGTATGTAATTCTGAAAATTATTATATGGACATCATTTGTAAAGATTATGTTATATCGCAAGAAGAATTTCAAATTGTAAAATGTCAAAGCTGCAATTTTAGGTTTACCAACCCTCGTCCCGGACAACAAGAGATTGGCAAATATTACCAATCAACAGATTATATATCTCATCAGGATGATAATGAAGGAGTGATTAATAAATTATATTATATAGTAAAACAGAAGAATTTAAATAGTAAATTACAGTTAATCAATGACTTATATAATAAAGGAAGTGTTTTAGATATAGGTTGCGGTACGGGATCATTTTTAGAAATATGTAAAAAAGATGGCTGGATTACAGTAGGAATTGAGCCAGATGAAAAAGCCAGAAAAAAAGCAGTTCAAAAAACACAAGGTGAGGTAAAAGAAAATATATATGAATTGCCTTTTCAAAAATTTGATATAATTACGATGTGGCATGTATTAGAACATGTACATTTATTAAATGAAACAATAGAAAAAATAAAGCAGTTATTAAATGAAAATGGTAAGCTTATAATTGCCGTTCCAAACAGGGATTCATACGATGCAAAAAGATTTGGAACTTACTGGGCAGCATATGATGTACCAAGACATTTGTATCATTTTACTCAAGAAACTTTGATGCAACTAATGAAAAAACACCAATTGAAGATATTTAAGGTTTTGCCAATGAAATATGATGCATATTATATCAGTTTAATGAGTTTAAAACACAAATATAACCAGACAAGATTCGTATCAGCCATTACAACAGGATTATTATCAAACAAATGGGCAAAGAAAAACAATAATAATTACTCAAGCCTGACCTATATATTCTCCAAATAAAATTATTTATTGAATTTTCAATAAATAAACCCTCAAGCAGGCATATGCTTTGAGGGTTTATTCATTTTTAAAAAACTATGAAACAAAACGCCATAAAATTTATAACTAATATCCTCTCAATTTTTTATTTATATGGATGCGCAAGTCAGGCCGTTCCTACAGGTGGAAAAAAAGATATCGAACCACCCAATATTGAAGCTTCCATACCGAAAGATAAAAGTACAAATTTTCCAGGCAAACAGATAGAGATAGTTTTCAATGAATTGGTAAGTATTGAAAATATAAAACAAGAACTCTTAATTACACCCAGACCAGAAGGAAATTATGAATATGAACTAAAGAAAAATCGATTAAGCTTAACATTTGAAAAGCCATTTCAAAAAAATACTACCTATACATTCAATTTCAGAAAATCGATTAAAGATGTAACAGAGAAAAATATTGCCGAAAATGCAAAAATTGTATTTAGTACAGGAGATATAATTGATTCATTATACATAGCCGGAAAAATGACTGATTTATTAACAAATAAACCAGTAGAAGAAGGATTAATTTTATTGTATAAAGCAGATGATACATTAAAAATTACAAAGCATGCTCCTTATTATTTAACCAAAACAGATAAGAGTGGAAATTATCTTTTAGAAAATTTAAAAGAGGATACTTATCTTATATATGCTTTATCAGAGAAAAATAACAATCAAAAGTACGATCAGGAAAAAGAAAAAATTGGCTTTTTAAATACTCCTATTAATCTGACAGATAATATAGACACACTGAATTTTACACTAAGCATTATTGATACCCTTCCACCAAAACTGTTAAAACCCAGGCCGGATGCAGAATATTATCAATTAGAATTTAATGAAGGTTTGAGCAAAATATCTATAAAACATGCCTCAAATAACAATCAATTATATTATCAAATACAAGATCCGAATAAAGTAAGAGTATATAATACAATAAACTCAAATGATAGCATTCCTATAATCGTAACAGCCTTAGACTCAATTGGAAATAAACTTGAAAAGGAAGTAAATATTAAATTTAATTCTACAGCAAATACAAGTGGTAATAACAATACCAAAGAAAAAAGAAAGGAAAAATTAAATATATCTATAAAGCCATCTGATGGAGAAAAGGTAGAGAAAAATTTTATTTACAATATAGGGTTTAGTAAACCGATTCAGAAATATAGCCTTGATAGTGTCAGTTTACTGGCCGATACACTTACACCTATAAAATTGAATTTAAGAGAAGATTTTAAATGGAATGAATATTATACAGAGTTAAGTATCAATAAAAAAATTGTAATTCAAAAAAATATTCGGGTTATAATTCCCGAAGGTACGTTTTATAGCGTAGAAGGAGATACAAGCGCTAAGTTTGTTACCACCCATGACTTGAAAGACATAGCGGATTATGGTTCAATAAGCGGAAATGTAAATACAACCGAAAAAAAATTTATCGTACAACTTATAGATGCAGAATCTAAAGTAATGGATGAACAAAAAAATATCCAAAAATATAGGTTTGATTACCTGGCTGCCGGTAAATATAGAATCAGAGTTATTATTGATTCAAATGGAAATGGGAAATGGGACCAGGGAAATTTTAATGAAAAGCGCCAACCTGAGTCAATCGTATTTTCACAAGAAGAAATTAATTTGAAAGAAAATTGGGAAATGGTTTTCAACGAAATTAACATTTAAATCAAAAAAGGTCTATTTAATATAGAAAATATCATAATAAAATGTGGATATGTCTGTGGATATGTGCAAAAACTATGTAGATAAGACATACCTCCATAATGTATAAATGTTGGAATAAGTTTCTACCTTTCATAATACACTGCTGTATTTCTTATATTGTGAATAAATCTCATTAAACATAGATTATCTACACACATATATCCACATAAGGAAATTGATAATAATTAAAAAGTTAACCACAAATTAGGCTATGTGGAAAAGAGTGGATAAAATTTATAACTATCAGATTGACAAAGGCAAAATGGTGGATAACCCTGTGGATAACTAATCACTTATCCACATTTTAAAGAAGCAATTTCCAGGTAATAAATATTTATCCACATATCTACAGCTTAATAATATATAATAACAATTAAATAAATATTTAAATAATTAAAATAAGAAATTGAAAGAAATCTAAAAGAAAAACTATATGAGAAGATCAAATAAATTTATAGGAGTAGTATTAAAAATTACCTGTGTAGGAATTTTACTTTTTCATACAAGTATTCAGGCACAAAACCAGGATATAGATTTAGCAAATCAATATTTAGAGCAAAAAGAGTATGAAAAGGCTAAAGCGATATTTCAGAAAATAATAAAGCGCGATGATATTGATAAAATAGTGTATAAAAACTATTTATATACATTACAGGAATTAAAAGAATGGAATGAAGTTGATAAATATCTGAAAAGGCATATAAAAAATAATCCTGAAGAAATGAAATATAAAATAGATTATGCATTTAATCTTCAAAAACAAGGAAAAGAAAATGAATCAGAAAAATACGTAGAAAAGTTAATAGATGAATCCAAAAAGGACTTAGCCAAATCAGAAGTACTGGCTAGCGCATTAATGAAAGAAAATAAATTGGAATGGGCTGAAAAAGTATATTTAGAAGCAAGAAAAAATTCTGGTAATCCTAATCTCTATGCACTTCAAATAGCAAATCTATATAAGATCCAGAATAATACCATAAAGATGATTGAGGAGTACATTAATCTGGCAATGGAAAATAAAAACAATTTAACAGTTCTTCAGAATGTGTTACAGGATAATTTAACAAAACCGGAAGAATATGAAAAATTAGAACAGGTATTAATATCAAGAATACAAAAGGAACCTACAGAAAATATGTATAGTGATTTGCTAATATGGTATTATATACAGCAAAAAGATTTTAATAAAGCATTTTTTCAGGCAAGATCTATGGATAAACGTATGAAACTTGAAGGATCAAAGCTTACTGAAATCGGAATGATCAGTTTACAAAACAAAGATTATAAAAGTGCAAGTACCATATATGAATATCTAGTAAAAGAATATCCCCAAAGCCCAAGTTATCCGATATACCGCCGCTACCTGATTATGTCAAGGGAGGAGCTTGTAAAAAATACATTTCCTATTAACAGAGATCAAATACAATCATTAATTGTTGATTATCAGCGCCTTATAGGAGATATAGGAAAAACTCAACAATCTGCTGAAGCTATGAGGAATATGGCCGTGCTGTACGGATTCTACTTAGACAACAAAGATACGGCATTGTTTTACCTGAAGGAATCTGTAAAATATGCCAGGCAAAACAGTGATTTGATTGCAAAATGTAAAATAGATATGGGAGATATTTAT from Rhodocytophaga rosea carries:
- the mnmG gene encoding tRNA uridine-5-carboxymethylaminomethyl(34) synthesis enzyme MnmG, which produces MFKEYDVIVVGAGHAGCEAAAAAANMGSDVLLITMNMQTIAQMSCNPAMGGVAKGQIVREIDALGGQSGIITDKTMIQFRMLNYSKGPAMWSPRAQSDRMKFAEEWRLTLEGIEKLDFWQDMVKNLIIKNKKVIGVKTSIGVNIYSKSVVLTNGTFLNGLIHIGEKNFGGGRTAEKAATGITEQLIELGFESGRMKTGTPPRVDGRSLNYEVMEEQKGDENPSKFSYTNTPKLSKQRSCYITYTNTEVHEILKTGFDKSPMFTGRIQGRGPRYCPSVEDKINRFSDKDRHQIFVEPEGWNTVEIYVNGFSTSLPEDIQYKALKKIPGFEKVKMFRPGYAIEYDYFPPTQLSATLETKQIENLYFAGQINGTTGYEEAACQGLMAGINAHNKVKNKEPLVLKRSEAYIGVLIDDLINKGTEEPYRMFTSRAEYRILLRQDNADVRLTEIGYNIGLASQERLESMKNKKKKVEELIQLIKSTKIQPEEINPYLESISTATIREKTSVYNLLKRPDVDIKIIENQAIIQFSSLNSYEAEIKEQAEISIKYESYIEKEQKNVEKLNELEGLRIHNNFNYDALIAMSKEGREKLKKIKPETIGQASRISGVSPSDISILMVYMGR
- a CDS encoding Ig-like domain-containing protein — its product is MKQNAIKFITNILSIFYLYGCASQAVPTGGKKDIEPPNIEASIPKDKSTNFPGKQIEIVFNELVSIENIKQELLITPRPEGNYEYELKKNRLSLTFEKPFQKNTTYTFNFRKSIKDVTEKNIAENAKIVFSTGDIIDSLYIAGKMTDLLTNKPVEEGLILLYKADDTLKITKHAPYYLTKTDKSGNYLLENLKEDTYLIYALSEKNNNQKYDQEKEKIGFLNTPINLTDNIDTLNFTLSIIDTLPPKLLKPRPDAEYYQLEFNEGLSKISIKHASNNNQLYYQIQDPNKVRVYNTINSNDSIPIIVTALDSIGNKLEKEVNIKFNSTANTSGNNNTKEKRKEKLNISIKPSDGEKVEKNFIYNIGFSKPIQKYSLDSVSLLADTLTPIKLNLREDFKWNEYYTELSINKKIVIQKNIRVIIPEGTFYSVEGDTSAKFVTTHDLKDIADYGSISGNVNTTEKKFIVQLIDAESKVMDEQKNIQKYRFDYLAAGKYRIRVIIDSNGNGKWDQGNFNEKRQPESIVFSQEEINLKENWEMVFNEINI
- a CDS encoding ATP-binding protein, producing MESINIQIPSLIENIRIIESFIDNVKDLYNIDDDIYGNIMIAVTESVNNAIKHGNKEDKNKNVNLSLHLRENLVKFIIEDQGNGFDFSSPPDPTLPENIDKPGGRGIFLMKNLSDEVHFLNNGRTVELIFYFN
- the ybeY gene encoding rRNA maturation RNase YbeY, whose product is MLTSNIEFFCEDISFSLPNPTLISEWIIYTIHSECYKFESLTIVFCSDQYLLSINQSFLQHDFFTDIITFDNSDVESVIEGDLFISIDRVSENSKTYNNSFIEELYRVIIHGVLHLLGYNDKASIDKILMKQKENYYLSILKL
- a CDS encoding class I SAM-dependent methyltransferase; protein product: MLEKIEKCPVCNSENYYMDIICKDYVISQEEFQIVKCQSCNFRFTNPRPGQQEIGKYYQSTDYISHQDDNEGVINKLYYIVKQKNLNSKLQLINDLYNKGSVLDIGCGTGSFLEICKKDGWITVGIEPDEKARKKAVQKTQGEVKENIYELPFQKFDIITMWHVLEHVHLLNETIEKIKQLLNENGKLIIAVPNRDSYDAKRFGTYWAAYDVPRHLYHFTQETLMQLMKKHQLKIFKVLPMKYDAYYISLMSLKHKYNQTRFVSAITTGLLSNKWAKKNNNNYSSLTYIFSK
- a CDS encoding tetratricopeptide repeat protein, coding for MRRSNKFIGVVLKITCVGILLFHTSIQAQNQDIDLANQYLEQKEYEKAKAIFQKIIKRDDIDKIVYKNYLYTLQELKEWNEVDKYLKRHIKNNPEEMKYKIDYAFNLQKQGKENESEKYVEKLIDESKKDLAKSEVLASALMKENKLEWAEKVYLEARKNSGNPNLYALQIANLYKIQNNTIKMIEEYINLAMENKNNLTVLQNVLQDNLTKPEEYEKLEQVLISRIQKEPTENMYSDLLIWYYIQQKDFNKAFFQARSMDKRMKLEGSKLTEIGMISLQNKDYKSASTIYEYLVKEYPQSPSYPIYRRYLIMSREELVKNTFPINRDQIQSLIVDYQRLIGDIGKTQQSAEAMRNMAVLYGFYLDNKDTALFYLKESVKYARQNSDLIAKCKIDMGDIYLLKNEPWEATLLYSQVEKSNKEQPIGYEAKLKNAKLSYYKGEFELAQGHLDILKLATSREIANDAMDLSLLIQDNLAMDTVGEAMKEYASAELLLFQNKDQEALRKLEAMNEKYKGHSLSDEILWLEAQINIRSNENLKAVEKLEKIVNNYGHDILGDDAHFMMAKLLEEKLNDKEKAMELYQNHLIKYPGSIYSVEARKRFRQLRGDRVN